Part of the Citrus sinensis cultivar Valencia sweet orange chromosome 2, DVS_A1.0, whole genome shotgun sequence genome, cagaagaaaaaaaattggagagggaaaaaaaaaaagaagaagctgtgctcttttacttttctttttaaattaaaaatatattaatgtgcTCTTTTCTCTATTTCCAACTCAGAATTCAGAATAGAGAGGGCGAGGtggaaggggggggggggggggcagGGCATAATTGGCTAAAGATTTGGTAGCGTTCAGCCTTTGCtgtgtaattttattttttcatgacaaaaaGCAAGTGAATGTACTATAAAGTTTGCCTTTTTCCTCTGTTATAATAAACTAGTTTTTGATAGTTGTTGATACAATGCCTTGATATATGATGGATACCTTcccagatttttttttattttttctattattattattttggtgttttatttttctatcctTAGTCAATTACTATGCAAAAGTTAAGATTATTGGcccataaaatatatattctataTGATAAGACATGAAAATTAGGGGTGGGTAAATTTAGGTTCGAATTTTGGGTTAATCGGGTTGGAAAAAATATAACCCGAACTCAACCCAAACATGCGGTTCGATCTGATTCGATTCGAATATATTCGGATCGAATAGAAGATTTATACTTGTTTtggctttgatttttttgttttttttagattttcataTCGTATCGGTCAAACCCCGATTCGATCAGGTTGGCCAAAATCTAACCCGATTGGGTTAGAGCCTTCATTAAAATTCGATCCGAACTTGAATTTTTCGGATTGGGTTGAGTTATTTACCCACCCTTAACGAAAACACCTTATGATGcactttttagtttttactaaaatgatttttagGCAGGCTAGCTAAAAGATAAGGTTTGCAAGTTGTTAGTAACTTATTGTTACCaacctttttttccctttttttttttttttttcacacaaggtgtttttttaattaatttatctttatttttatttaacaagaTACAAGTTGTTACTGTTCTACAATAATTAAGATAGTTTTGCCAAGCCTCGGCAATAAATGATAAGTGAGACTTTTTCATTTGCCTGTAGATACCAACTTGCAATGTAAGCGAGACTGTTTCATTAGTTTTCACTTTTCAGATCCATTTAGTGATGAAATGATGTTGACTCTTTTATAGAAACACCCACATCTTCAGTTGCCcctgtctttttttttttgaaagagagagacaaataaaatatataaatgctgaaaagtgaaaagtgaaaaatgaaaaatgtttgCACAGTTCATAAATGTTATATTTGACTATCTAAATGTCAAATGAATTTGTGACATAACTTATATGGAAGCTTGCATGTATAGTACAGTAAAATAAATCCACCActcttaaaatcttaattgtGTAACTTGGCTTAGTTGAACTAGAACTGTACAAGTGTGATTGTATTTGATTAATCAGGTAATTAAACgtacaaatattattaaatatggtttaatttttgctcttaatattaaattatacagCGTACAACAAGGaaccaaacaaaaccttgaTAGGGAAAATGATAGGGACTTGTCTGACATAAATGGATAAATCTAACCTTATtcataaatgtataaaaatgtGTGAAATGAACCTTGTAGGCCTTAAGTACATAGAGTGGCCCATTTAAAGGCCCACACAATCTCGGCTTCCGGAGATATGGACCGATGAGTGAAAGACGAATCTTATGGCCTTTTGCAGTTACAATTGTTTATGATAATttaagtttgaaatatttttggaGCTTCCaagaaatagataaataaatactttgGAGAACTTTGTTTATAAATCAAATGCCACTTTGCCAAccctttataaaataaaataaaaaaaagttatttgtgCCACTGGGAGCTTCAGATTCATGTAATATCTAGTGAAAATTGAGAATATTTTTACTCTTAACTTGACATCTAAATGCTAGAATATTATTTCgattttagatatatttttactCTTAACTTGATATTTATGCACAATATTACACAATCATTTCCAGTTTGTTCTGGATGATAATAATGCCTTAATTTGGTCTGTGTTATGTTGCTAGAGAGACTATCTTTACATCACTAATTTTTACAAAGATATTGCTTTATTATATAACCAGTCCTTAATTGCATGCTTTAATTTATGCTATCATTTTcggtgttttatttatttttttaacctttttatttacttatttatttttggtatttataaaaatattactgCTTTGCTTTGCCTCAAGTAACACGTTGGCATGACTTGTGGGAAAACTGCAGTTAGAAAAGAAAGGTGCGGCAGCAAGCGAGACGGGGAGCAACTGGCTTTGGCTGTGCTCGTGCCAGGTGGATGACGTGACGGTACAATTAAGAAACTAATGACAAATACATTAATAAGTGTAATAACATTTAGATCCCTGTATTTAAATCAAGACGTAATttgatgcatttttttttacaaagcTCCCTGACTTTAAGAtttctttatatttgttttgttaactTAATTTCCCCACTGcggttatttaaaaataattaaaccattaacaaataaaaaggaattgggtataaagaaaagcaaaatttagtaaatcatatttttaaagtttaggTGGATtagtgatttaataaaaagataagggaaatGACCTATTGGCCTGAGTAGAAAGGACAAATTCAAAGGAGCAATTgtccatatttttttttatgtcgAGATTAGGTTGGTGTTAAGTGTCATGAATACAAGATAAAAGaggaattaataatatttaataagatTAAGAGAGTCAGTATAAAAGTTATTTGGTGAATATTTCTGATGAGTTACTTAAGATTGATCAATAGGGACTACATTGCTACCATACtactcattaaatttatttattaaattaattcacttaaatttttgaaattttaagtttgactcaaaataattaagaaggTAAATACCCAATATACGtttatatatttagatttattaataGAAAACTAGACTATTGTTTAGATAAGTAATTATTATACTTGAAAGCAGAAATAATGCTAAAtccacttttaaaaataatttttattattattcgtaaaaaaaatttacaaatttggacactaaaatatatagaattataaattttaaactctTAGAAGGAACGTTAAATTTTTAGAGACTTGTGTATGAAGCTTTTGCAAAATAAATCTTTATGTACAATTATTGCCTAAACACAGGGACCGGATTGTATTTACCCCAAAAATGAAGGGcagcaataataaaaatgcaatggGTCTGTCGGAAAACGATCAGTCGCTTTCGTGTACCGTGAGAATTCCTTAGAAAGAGAGTGAGAGGGGGTTTGTTAAGGAAGCTTCTTCCCTTTCCCCTTTGCCCCTTTTACCATATTCTCTTCGTCAAcccttccattttttttttccttaatttcgTCTCTAACCCTGCGATCCAATTTTGATCCGGTCTTCGATCAGAGCACCCCATGGCCACCACTGGAAACAAAAACATCAATGCTAAATTGGTCAGTTTTCATCTTAACACATCTgaatttcttatctttgacttcttttattattgttctttGATGAGATTCGCTGCTGGGTCTGTCTTAATTTGTTAGATTCTTGTGTGGATTGCGGTTTATGTCTGTTTTGTTGATATTTGCGTGGGTTTGACCCAATTCTATGAATTTTGATAAGATTATGCacgtttctttttttcaatctgTTGATTTAGGTTTgcgttttgtttttgtttcctatttaattttgttggatTATTCTCATATGGGTTTGTTTTAATTCTCAATTTTCTGGTTTTGAGCTTTGTGTATTTCTAATGCGGTTGATGTATGTTTGCTTTTAGATGaaatctcctttttttttttttttctttaaatgatATTTGATGTAAACAGCGGACGGCCATGCTATGAAAATGATTATGATCGGTATAATATGAATATGTTTGCTGTAATCTTGTATGAGTTTCAATACTAGTTAATTTTGGATTTGCTTCATTGAtaatgatgaattgatgaggATTTCATTTTTGTGATTTCCGTATTAGGCCTTTGTTTAACacgttgttgttgttgttttgacatttatttgtgatttataTACTTTAGGTGCTGCTTGGAGATGTTGGAGCTGGAAAGTCTAGTCTTGTACTGCGCTTTGTTAAAGGCCAATTCATTGAGTTTCAGGTATTTAGGCTGTCCTGTGATTGCTAGAGAACCTTTCCCTTTTGGTTTTCAGAGCTTGAATTTTCTTCTATTATGTTGTAGGAATCAACCATTGGAGCTGCCTTTTTCTCACAAACATTAGCTGTAAATGATGCTActgtaaaatttgagatttggGATACAGCAGGACAAGAGAGATACCATAGCTTGGCTCCAATGTACTATAGAGGAGCTGCCGCAGCAATTATTGTGTACGATATAACAAATCAAGTAAGTACGTGCTTACAAAACCAATGTGTTTCACCCTTAGATATGGAATTCAACACCCGCTAGTTAGAATTTGAAGGTGTAGACCTTCAAGAAGCCTCTTTCTTCCTCATTTGGTGGTGGGTTAAGCAATTCAATATCTATTGAATAGATTGCCCTCCTCCTGTCTGATTGTCCATATGGTTTCCTCCTCCCCAACAAGCTCTCTTATTTAAAGGAGCGTACAAAATTAACCAAGCCAATGCTCAGCATATTAGTATTTGCCATGAAACCTTTTTTATGGTAATGTTGAAATGTGATATGATTACTTCAGGTACTTTTTAACAAGAAATAAATGttctattttcttatttttacgTTCCCTTGCAGGCCTCATTTGAGCGTGCTAAGAAATGGGTCCAAGAACTTCAGGCACAAGGTATACACATTCAAAGTCTCCTGCAGAGATTTTTttcttgcataaatattttcctGGGTTTT contains:
- the LOC102622418 gene encoding ras-related protein RABF2a — translated: MATTGNKNINAKLVLLGDVGAGKSSLVLRFVKGQFIEFQESTIGAAFFSQTLAVNDATVKFEIWDTAGQERYHSLAPMYYRGAAAAIIVYDITNQASFERAKKWVQELQAQGNPNMVMALAGNKADLLDARKVTAEATQAYAQENGLFFMETSAKTATNVNDIFYEIAKRLPRVQPAPNPSGMVLMDRPGERTASASCCS